The Desulfomonilia bacterium genomic interval ATCTTCATCATTACGCAGGGCATATCAAACGGCAGGAGACCCGCTATCGTCACAGCTCTCGGCATGTGCAGCGGGGTAAGCATTCATACAATAGCGGCTGCGCTCGGGCTATCGGCGATTTTTTATTCATCGGCTGTTGCCTTTCAGGCGGTAAAATTCGCCGGTGCCGCATATCTTCTGTACCTTGCATACAGGACCATAAAAAGCCGTTCTGAAGGCTTTGCAGGCGGCAGGGCAAAACTGGAATCATACGCGGCCCTGTACAGAAGGGGCTTTCTGATGAATGTGCTCAATCCCAAGGTGGCGCTCTTTTTCCTCGCCTTCCTGCCTCAGTTCGTAAACCCTTCTTCCGGGAAATTCGCCTTGCAGGTGATTATGCTGGGGCTTATGTTCATGGCCCAGGCTGTCGTCATATTCACGATAATCGGATATTTTTCCGGTACGATCGGCGACAGGCTTATAAAAAAACCGGGGCTCTCCAGATTTCTTTCATGGCTTACGGCAGGTGTCTTTACTGTGCTGGGCGTAAGGCTTGCACTCATCAGCAGATGATCGAAAATTCATGAGGCTCTGGTCCATGCATCCGAAATATCTCGATGCAGCGGGGCTTACCGCCCTGTGGCGTGAAGGCCTCCTTGCCGGAAAAGCGCTCTCATGCGGCACAACCGGATACAGGAATCATCCCCAGCTTGAGAGGTTCAAAAAAGAGCCTGTTCCTGGAAAGGCTATCGATGCATACCTTGCGGAGGTATTAAAGGAGGCCCGGCTGCGCGGCTACAAGTTCAATGCTTCAAAGATCCGGGAAATTTCTTATGAGGGGAAGATCCCGGTGACAAAGGGCCAGATTGAATATGAATGGCGGCACCTGCTATCGAAACTTGAAAGGCGCTCTCCATCACTGTTTAAAAAATATCTCATGCTGCATTCACCTGAGCCGCATCCGCTTTTTGTCATTGTGCCGGGCGGGGTGGAGCCGTGGGAAAAGCTCAGGAATTATCAGACCTGACGAAGATAAATATATTATGATATAATTGAAGAGGTTCCTGAATCTAAATGATGAAAAGGAGGTTGTTTATGACTCAGAATATGAAGGATCAGAGAAGGGAGAAGGTTCTGGCAGTTCTCAACAAGGCGAGGGGCATGGAACTTCAGGCCATAGCTCAGTACATGAACCAGCACTACAACCTAGACGACATGGACTACGGCGACCTGGCCGCCAAGGTTAAACTGATTGCAATCGATGAGATGAGGCATGCGGAGATGTTTGCCGACAGGATAAAGGAGCTTGACGGAGAGCCCACCGTGGAGCCCCTTAAAAAGGCGGAAAAAGGGCAGAAGATCAAGGTTATCTTCCCGTTTGATGCAAAGCTCGAAGACGATACTATCGACCAGTACAACCAGTTTCTGCAGATATGCAGGGACAATGGTGACAATATAAGCGTGAAGCTGTTCGAGACTATCATTGATGAGGAGCAGATCCATTTCAACTATTTCGACAATGTAAGCGATCATATCTCCAAACTCGGCGAGACCTATCTTGCACAGATCGCCGGAACGCCTTCCGCAACCGGCCTCAACACGCAGGGCTTCGTGGCGAGGCAGGGAGGGGGCACGCCCGCTGCGTAATTTAATGCAAGCCGCCAGAACTTTGCATGTCTTTGTCGTTTCCTCGTCTCGTCATTCCGGCGTACGTCATTGTACGCCTCATTCCTCGACTTCGTCACTCCTTGATCTGCTTTGATTCGGGCTATTGACGGCCCTCACCCTTCGGGCGCATCTTCGATGCGTCAATTTTTGTGAAGCAAAAATTTGTTCTGACGGCTTGCGTGAAAACCATCAGTGCATCAATTGGTGTTTGTCGTCTGCAAGTATAAACAAAATAAATTTATCTTGTCCCGAATTGAAGATTAGGTTTATTTGAAGAAGTAGTGATTAATTATTTAATAAAATTAAGGAGGCCATAATGTTCAATTCAGGTTCAACGAAATCAATTATTTTACTGGTATTTATATTGATTTTATCAGCTTGCGGTGATTCAGACAGCAGCCAGAATAACCAGTCAATTCCTCAGTGG includes:
- a CDS encoding LysE family translocator gives rise to the protein MFTFTALAGFIGASMVLTIAPGPDNIFIITQGISNGRRPAIVTALGMCSGVSIHTIAAALGLSAIFYSSAVAFQAVKFAGAAYLLYLAYRTIKSRSEGFAGGRAKLESYAALYRRGFLMNVLNPKVALFFLAFLPQFVNPSSGKFALQVIMLGLMFMAQAVVIFTIIGYFSGTIGDRLIKKPGLSRFLSWLTAGVFTVLGVRLALISR
- a CDS encoding pyrimidine dimer DNA glycosylase/endonuclease V — translated: MRLWSMHPKYLDAAGLTALWREGLLAGKALSCGTTGYRNHPQLERFKKEPVPGKAIDAYLAEVLKEARLRGYKFNASKIREISYEGKIPVTKGQIEYEWRHLLSKLERRSPSLFKKYLMLHSPEPHPLFVIVPGGVEPWEKLRNYQT
- a CDS encoding bacterioferritin, coding for MTQNMKDQRREKVLAVLNKARGMELQAIAQYMNQHYNLDDMDYGDLAAKVKLIAIDEMRHAEMFADRIKELDGEPTVEPLKKAEKGQKIKVIFPFDAKLEDDTIDQYNQFLQICRDNGDNISVKLFETIIDEEQIHFNYFDNVSDHISKLGETYLAQIAGTPSATGLNTQGFVARQGGGTPAA